Proteins co-encoded in one Coregonus clupeaformis isolate EN_2021a chromosome 17, ASM2061545v1, whole genome shotgun sequence genomic window:
- the LOC121586742 gene encoding BET1 homolog produces MRRAGLGEGGPPGNYVASGYSAYEEENEHLQEGLRAKVSALKHLSIDIGTEVKYQKNMLDDMDSDFDSTGGLLGATIGRVKHLSRGSQTKLLCYMLLFCLLVFTILYWFIKLR; encoded by the exons ATGAGACGAGCAGGTTTGG GCGAAGGAGGACCTCCTGGAAATTATGTGGCCAGTGGATACAGCGCGTACGAAGAGGAAAATGAACACTTACAAGAGGGTCTGAGAGCCAAAGTCAGCGCCTTGAAACAT CTGTCTATAGATATTGGAACGGAAGTGAAGTACCAGAAAAACATGTTGGACGATATG GACTCAGACTTTGACTCAACGGGAGGTTTGCTGGGGGCCACCATAGGGAGAGTGAAGCATCTTTCCAGGGGAAGCCAGACCAAGCTCCTGTGCTACATGCTGCTCTTCTGCCTCTTGGTCTTCACCATCCTGTACTGGTTTATCAAACTGAGGTGA